Proteins from one Candidatus Desulfovibrio trichonymphae genomic window:
- a CDS encoding ATP-dependent helicase: MIDYTATLNEAQYEAVTSGDGPVLVVAGAGSGKTRTIIYRLAWLVEHGTPPESILLLTFTRKAAHEMLHRAGLLLGAGLSRTQGGTFHAFAYGALRANHPLWLNGRPFTLMDASDITDAIRHCKEALKLGRGDRSFPKTQTIAGFFSKARNKELPLADVLEREAFHLLPHSEALVSLEVAYTAWRREKGLFDYDDLLFELEGLLADETAARILRRRFTHILVDEYQDTNRVQARITRLLAGVRAAGEVGADPCNVMAVGDEAQSIYAFRGADVRNILDFQKIFPGTRVIRLEENYRSTKPVLEVANSLLANAAESFHKTLFTRTEGGDPVRLVMPLSDMSEATLVVRRIRELLDIYLPHEIAVLFRAGFHSYHLEMALQQAGIAFRKYGGLRYTEAAHVKDIVAYARLVLNLLDMPAFARVAALHSGIGPKTVQKVYAALSLCDPAITSKALARYPGLQEDIGFVDKLRALQQKPEDIFSAVLEHYFPKLEFLYPDDWPRRRQGLEEIIQMAAGYAELDIFVADLALESPEADGSDNENRITLSTVHSAKGLEWNAVLIIDLVEDRFPSRHALARPDDFEEERRLMYVACTRARKNLDLYAPASIYSRATRGNLYVSQSPFVRELPLGLAEEWVESLGGTLTRRKISHPARSPHPSCDSLRNTEGEPARSPACGACRHRIFGRGKIVKHLPPDKVQVNFPGFGLKIILAEYLLMED, translated from the coding sequence ATGATTGACTACACCGCTACCCTGAACGAAGCACAGTATGAAGCCGTCACCAGCGGCGACGGCCCTGTGCTTGTGGTGGCCGGCGCGGGCAGCGGGAAGACACGCACCATCATCTATCGTCTGGCCTGGCTTGTGGAGCACGGCACGCCGCCCGAGTCCATTCTGTTGTTGACCTTCACGCGCAAGGCCGCTCATGAGATGCTTCACAGAGCGGGATTGTTGCTTGGCGCGGGTCTGTCCAGAACGCAAGGAGGCACTTTTCACGCGTTCGCGTACGGAGCGTTGCGCGCTAACCATCCGCTCTGGCTGAATGGCCGCCCCTTCACTCTCATGGACGCGTCAGATATTACCGACGCGATACGACACTGCAAAGAGGCACTCAAGCTGGGACGTGGGGATCGTTCCTTCCCGAAAACACAAACCATAGCTGGCTTTTTCAGCAAGGCCCGCAACAAAGAATTGCCGCTTGCGGATGTGCTTGAGAGGGAGGCTTTTCATCTGCTGCCGCACTCTGAAGCCCTGGTGTCGCTCGAAGTCGCCTATACGGCATGGCGTCGTGAAAAGGGCCTGTTCGATTATGATGATCTGCTGTTCGAGTTGGAGGGGCTGCTGGCTGACGAGACGGCCGCGCGAATCTTGCGTCGGCGTTTTACCCATATTCTGGTGGACGAATACCAGGATACCAACAGAGTGCAGGCCCGCATCACGCGTCTTCTGGCCGGTGTCAGGGCTGCAGGGGAAGTAGGGGCTGATCCGTGCAATGTGATGGCCGTGGGCGACGAGGCCCAGTCCATCTATGCTTTTCGTGGCGCAGATGTACGGAATATACTTGATTTTCAAAAAATATTTCCTGGAACGCGCGTTATTCGCCTTGAAGAAAACTATCGTTCCACAAAGCCGGTGCTGGAGGTGGCTAACAGTTTGCTGGCGAACGCGGCGGAGTCTTTCCACAAGACGCTCTTTACCCGTACGGAAGGCGGCGACCCTGTGCGTCTTGTCATGCCTTTGAGCGACATGAGTGAAGCCACTCTGGTGGTTCGCCGCATACGTGAATTGCTTGACATATATCTGCCGCATGAAATTGCCGTGCTGTTCCGTGCGGGCTTTCATTCCTACCATCTGGAAATGGCCCTGCAACAGGCAGGGATAGCCTTTCGCAAATACGGAGGCCTGCGTTACACTGAGGCCGCTCATGTCAAAGACATTGTCGCTTACGCGCGTCTTGTACTCAACCTGCTGGACATGCCGGCCTTCGCGCGTGTGGCGGCTTTGCACAGCGGCATCGGACCAAAGACGGTGCAGAAAGTTTATGCCGCATTGTCACTCTGCGACCCGGCGATCACGTCCAAAGCTCTAGCCCGTTATCCCGGTTTGCAGGAGGATATTGGTTTTGTAGACAAACTGCGCGCTCTGCAACAAAAGCCGGAGGACATTTTCAGCGCCGTATTGGAGCACTATTTTCCCAAGCTGGAATTCCTCTACCCTGATGACTGGCCGCGCCGCAGGCAAGGTCTAGAAGAAATTATCCAGATGGCCGCAGGCTATGCGGAGCTGGATATCTTCGTAGCCGACCTCGCGCTGGAATCGCCCGAAGCGGATGGAAGCGACAACGAAAATCGCATTACCCTGTCTACCGTACATTCGGCCAAGGGGCTGGAATGGAACGCCGTACTGATCATTGATCTTGTTGAAGACCGATTTCCCTCACGGCACGCTCTGGCAAGACCGGATGATTTTGAGGAAGAACGCCGGCTTATGTATGTTGCCTGTACCCGTGCCCGCAAAAATCTTGACTTGTACGCCCCCGCCTCCATTTACAGCCGGGCCACACGCGGCAACCTGTACGTGAGTCAAAGCCCTTTTGTTCGCGAACTACCCTTGGGCCTTGCAGAGGAATGGGTGGAGAGTCTGGGCGGCACGCTGACGCGACGTAAAATTTCACATCCGGCCCGTTCTCCTCATCCCTCTTGCGATTCCCTGCGGAACACGGAAGGAGAACCAGCGCGATCGCCGGCATGCGGTGCTTGCCGTCACCGTATTTTCGGCAGGGGAAAAATAGTGAAACATCTGCCGCCGGACAAAGTGCAGGTCAATTTCCCCGGTTTCGGTCTGAAGATTATTCTGGCGGAATATTTACTGATGGAAGACTGA
- the thiL gene encoding thiamine-phosphate kinase, whose protein sequence is MPPPCSEDVVLSCLAQHFPLAHASLLLGRGDDAALLKAGRPLCVSSDLFLEDVHFRRSYFTPEEAGHKALAVNISDMAACGAQPFAFTLCLGLPPQTDMVWLDAFYSSMAELADKHGIALAGGDIAACERVHIAITIWGGISPSGVFLGRSGSVPGDCLFVIGTLGLARVGLRMLEAHGRSALRDWPCACAAHLRPTPQIDAGVMLARAGANARPPALMDISDGIARDLRRLLHADGAQYSQTAPQGPGAVIRLPERLLHSEVRRCAEDNKQDPVREALIGGEDYALLGSCAPDMLAALKTAVPGFTHIGEVTAEPGILCNDEPLEDLHGFDHFDF, encoded by the coding sequence ATGCCTCCGCCTTGTTCTGAAGACGTCGTCCTCTCCTGCCTTGCGCAGCATTTTCCGCTCGCTCATGCTTCTCTGCTGTTGGGCCGCGGCGACGACGCTGCGCTGCTCAAAGCCGGACGACCGCTGTGCGTGAGCAGCGACCTTTTTTTGGAAGACGTTCATTTTCGCCGTTCTTATTTTACCCCTGAAGAAGCAGGCCACAAAGCCCTGGCCGTCAATATAAGCGACATGGCGGCCTGCGGCGCCCAGCCGTTCGCTTTCACCCTATGTCTTGGTCTGCCGCCACAGACAGACATGGTCTGGCTCGACGCTTTTTACAGCAGTATGGCCGAGCTGGCGGATAAACACGGCATAGCCCTTGCGGGTGGGGATATTGCAGCCTGCGAACGCGTACACATTGCCATAACCATCTGGGGCGGAATCTCGCCAAGCGGCGTTTTTTTAGGCCGCAGTGGCTCTGTGCCCGGGGATTGTCTTTTTGTTATAGGGACGCTGGGGCTCGCGCGCGTTGGCTTGCGCATGCTGGAAGCTCACGGCCGTAGCGCGCTGCGCGACTGGCCTTGCGCCTGTGCGGCTCATTTGCGCCCCACGCCGCAGATAGACGCGGGCGTCATGCTCGCGCGCGCGGGGGCCAACGCCCGTCCGCCGGCGCTTATGGACATTTCTGACGGCATTGCCCGCGATCTGCGCCGTCTGCTGCACGCAGACGGCGCACAATACAGTCAGACCGCGCCGCAGGGGCCGGGTGCGGTTATTCGTCTGCCGGAGCGTCTTTTACACTCGGAAGTCCGGCGCTGTGCGGAAGATAACAAACAAGACCCTGTACGCGAAGCGCTGATCGGCGGGGAGGACTATGCCCTGCTCGGCTCCTGCGCGCCGGACATGCTTGCAGCATTAAAAACGGCAGTTCCCGGCTTCACGCATATAGGAGAGGTCACGGCGGAGCCCGGCATTCTCTGCAACGACGAGCCGCTGGAGGACCTTCACGGTTTTGATCACTTTGATTTTTGA